The following are encoded in a window of Arvicanthis niloticus isolate mArvNil1 chromosome 1, mArvNil1.pat.X, whole genome shotgun sequence genomic DNA:
- the LOC117724496 gene encoding olfactory receptor 52D1-like produces the protein MMLSASIPNGTAFHPSTFVLLGIPGMQDQHVWIAIPFCSMYILALVGNGTILCIIITDRALHEPMYLFLCLLSITDLVLCSTTLPKMLAIFWLRSHVISYHGCLTQMFFVHAVFATESAVLLAMAFDRYVAICRPLHYTAILNAVVIGKIGLACVTRGLLFVFPFVILIERLPFCGHRIIPHTYCEHMGIAKLACASIKPNTIYGLTVALSVTGMDVVLIATSYFLILQAVLRLPSKDAQFRAFSTCGAHIYVILVFYIPAFFSFFTHRFGHHVPPQVHIILANLYLLVPPVLNPLVYGINTKQIRLRILDIFVKRR, from the coding sequence ATGATGCTCTCTGCCTCCATCCCCAATGGAACTGCCTTCCACCCTTCCACATTTGTTTTGCTTGGGATCCCTGGGATGCAGGACCAGCATGTTTGGATtgcgattcccttctgttccatGTACATCCTTGCTCTGGTCGGAAATGGTACCATCCTCTGCATCATTATAACAGACAGGGCTCTCCATGAGCCAATGTACCTCTTCTTGTGCCTGCTCTCTATTACTGATCTGGTCCTCTGTTCAACAACATTGCCTAAAATGTTGGCGATCTTCTGGCTCAGATCCCATGTCATTTCCTACCATGGTTGCCTCACCCAGATGTTTTTCGTTCATGCAGTCTTTGCCACAGAGTCAGCTGTTCTGCTGGCCATGGCTTTTGATCGCTATGTGGCTATCTGCAGACCACTCCACTATACAGCCATCCTCAATGCCGTTGTAATTGGGAAGATTGGTCTGGCATGTGTGACGCGTGGCCTTCTCTTTGTTTTCCCCTTTGTCATTCTCATTGAACGTTTACCCTTCTGTGGACATCGTATCATCCCTCACACTTACTGTGAGCACATGGGGATAGCTAAGCTGGCTTGTGCCAGCATTAAGCCTAACACCATCTATGGTCTTACTGTAGCACTTTCAGTCACCGGCATGGACGTAGTCCTCATTGCTACCTCCTACTTCCTGATTCTGCAGGCCGTGCTGCGACTGCCCTCAAAGGATGCCCAGTTCCGAGCATTCAGCACATGTGGAGCCCATATTTATGTGATTCTTGTCTTCTATATCCCTGCATTCTTCTCATTTTTCACCCACCGCTTTGGCCACCATGTGCCTCCTCAGGTACACATCATACTTGCAAATCTTTATCTCCTTGTGCCTCCTGTTCTCAACCCCCTAGTCTATGGCATCAACACCAAACAAATTCGCCTGAGAATACTTGACATTTTTGTAAAGAGAAGGTGA